CACTTGCAAATCCCAGCTTATCTACGCCGGCTACGTCGATTTCCATCTGCTTGGCCCGGACTTCTTCAGTAGTCAAGCCAACATGTTGAAACCATTCGGTCATACACTCGAAGTAATCGCCGAGAATCAGATTGAAGTATTTGTTGCAATGTATTAATGTGTCATCCATGTCGAAGATAATATGTTGCGATGTTTTACTCATGGTATACTCCTTCTGGCTATGAAAGTCGAATGTAAGTTTCCAGAAACATTTGAAGCTCGGCAGCCCCATCCGGCCGCAGACTGAATCTTTCGTTATTCTCGGACTTCAGATGGGAGCGCAGCAAGCCTGCTGCTCTCAATATCATTAAGTGGTGCATCAATTCCTCATAGGGCTGACCCAACTCGGACGCCATTTCGGACACGGCCTTCGGCTCATCTGCAATATAACGCAGGAGACGCAGGCGTTTCGGGTCGGCGAGAGCCTCGGTCATGCGGAGGAGAACGACGGGCGGCTCATCTTCCTCTTCTTCCGGGATATCGATAGGATACTGGAGCAGGAGTACATTCTCATAGAAGCAATAGGTATTGATCGGCCGGAAATGCGTGCCCGGGAACAAAACGACGTTTTCTTGAGGCACATCGTCCAGTATAACCCCGCTTGAGGCATATTCGATCAAATTTTCGTCATCCATTTTCGGAAGGAGCATTCGTTTCTCTTCGGCATCGTCTTCCAGGAGCTGATATAGGTCAGGCTCCACTTCCGAGAAGTAGTGCTCATGCCACAGCTTCATCAGCGGTGTGTAGTTTTCTCGAATTCTAGATGTTTCATCCCGCGAGAGGGAGGGCAAGTGAGGCTGAAGCAGGTCATGCAGCTCTTCCACGGCGGAAGTTTCGATCCAATTCAGAAAATTCGGGATTTCAAGGTGTTCTCCCCGAAGCATGATTAAGGCGTATAACACATCATAATCCGCGAGCGGCCATGATCGGGCTCGGCTGAACTGGACGCGAACAGGCTGAGGTAAACGCTCGTCCATCTCTGTTATCAGCTGTTTTCCGATATCCAGGTTATCGGTCCATTTCCTTGTTGCATATATCATGAAGCTGCCTAGCAGCTCGTAGACCATAGATACATCGATACTAACTTTATATTTCATTAACGGATACCCTCCCAATTGATGGCATTGTTATTATTATGGCTTGTATGGATTGGGCTTGTCCACTATAATGTTCATCTGACTGTTTAAATTCATCGTTTTTTCACATTAGAGGAGGACTATATTTCAGTGACAGAAGCTGTAACCCCCCGTCAGGGGAGAACTCATTATTTCATTTTAATTGCCGTCGTCGTTGCGGCTGGTTTAAGCCAGGGACTGTTATTGCCGGTGCTGGCTATATTTTTGGAACGGATGGGCATTTCATCCTCCATGAACGGATTGAACGCGGCTGCCTTATATGTAGGCTCATTTGCCATGACACTTGTTGCGGAAAGACTTCTCGGCTGGGTCGGTTTCAAAAAACTGATCATTTCGGGACTGGTGCTCGTGATGCTGTCGCTGGTTGCTTTTCCGTTGATTCCAAGCGTGGCCGTCTGGTTTGTACTGCGCGTGCTCGTCGGTATAGGCGATAGCGCACTTCATTATGCCGCCCAGCTATGGGTGCTGATGATGTCAACGGTTAAGAACCGGGGGCGAAGCATATCCTTTTATGGCATGTCCTACGGCTTAGGATTCAGCATAGGGCCGCTGGGCATTCCGCTGCTGAAGTATGGCGAGGCGGTACCATTTATAATTCTGGCCGTGCTGTTCTTGTTCATTCTGTTGGTCGTGCTCTTCAAACTTCCGAACTTGAAGCCGGAAAAAAGCGAGAATGGGGATCAGCAGCCAGCTGGACGCTATCTCAAAAGCTACCGCCTGGCCTGGTTTGCGTTGATTCCCGCGTTTCTCTACGGCTATATGGAAGCAGGAATTAACAGCAACTTCCCGGTCTACGGGTTAAGAAGCGGATTTACATTGGGCGAAATTTCGGCGTTGCTTCCTTTTGTCGGCATCGGCGGTCTGGTGCTGCAGCTTCCCCTCGGCATGTGGAGTGATAAATTCGGACGCAAACGGGTGCTGACGATCGCCGGTATTGTGGGCGGATGCTGTTTCTTGCTCATTCCTGCAGCAGGAACGAATTTCTGGGCAACCTTAGTATTATTAACGCTGGCCGGTGGCCTGGTTGGTTCTTTCTTCTCCCTCGGTTTGGCTTATGCGGCGGATATCCTTCCCAGAGTGCTGCTGCCGGCGGCCAACGTCGTGGCTTCCTTCCATTTTAATGCGGGCAGCATAGCAGGTCCGAATGCCGGGGGCGCCATCATGGAAACGGGGTGGAACGGAGGGATCTTCGTACTGCTTGGTGGATTGTATATTCTGTTTGCCTGTACGGGATTATGGTTTAAAGTCAAAACCACATCAACACAAGAATAGAAACATGCGTTCTCATGGCAATTGCTTTCGCTTTCTTCTAAACTAGAGAGTAGGAATATGCACTTGACGGGAGAGACGATAACATGATTAAAGTGGATCGGCTGAAGAAAACGATGGGTCCTGAACGCACACCGGTGTTAAAGGATATCACTTTTCAGATGGAGCACGGGGAAATGATCGGTCTGATCGGTGCTAGCGGAAGCGGGAAAAGCTTGTTAATGAGCTGTCTATCCATGCAGCAAAAATGGGACGGCGGCAAATTAACGATTGATGGCGAAGATATGATGAATCCTGCGGGAAAACGGAGAATTCGCCGGGAATGGGCTTATCTTGAGCAGAACCCGTCCTTGAATGTGAATCGAACGGCACTTAAGAATGTATTGATCGGACAATCCAGCCAAACACCGCTGTGGCGGATGGTAACCGGGATGGTCCGGTCTGATGATTATATGGGAGCTATGGACACGATCGAGCACCTTGGGTTGTTGGACAAGGCCAAACGAAAAGCCGGCGAGTTAAGCGGCGGTGAGAAGCAGCGGATTGCTATTGCTCGCGCACTTGTTCATGGTGCCAAGGTGATTTTGGCGGACGAGCCGGTCACGGGACTCGATCCTGCCTCGGCTGAGCACGTATTGAAGACACTTAAAACCTTGTGCGAGGAAGAACGTTTAACCGTATTTACCGTTATACCCTTGGAGCTAGCCGAGAAGTATTGCACACGGATCATGGGTCTATCCGGCGGAGAGCTGGCCGTGGATGTGACCGGAAGACGTTTAACCCATGGGGAGAAGTCAAGACTGTAATTATCGATCACCAAAGACGCCAGGTGAATGTATAGAAATGAGTTGA
Above is a window of Paenibacillus sp. FSL K6-1330 DNA encoding:
- a CDS encoding helix-turn-helix domain-containing protein; translated protein: MKYKVSIDVSMVYELLGSFMIYATRKWTDNLDIGKQLITEMDERLPQPVRVQFSRARSWPLADYDVLYALIMLRGEHLEIPNFLNWIETSAVEELHDLLQPHLPSLSRDETSRIRENYTPLMKLWHEHYFSEVEPDLYQLLEDDAEEKRMLLPKMDDENLIEYASSGVILDDVPQENVVLFPGTHFRPINTYCFYENVLLLQYPIDIPEEEEDEPPVVLLRMTEALADPKRLRLLRYIADEPKAVSEMASELGQPYEELMHHLMILRAAGLLRSHLKSENNERFSLRPDGAAELQMFLETYIRLS
- a CDS encoding MFS transporter; its protein translation is MTEAVTPRQGRTHYFILIAVVVAAGLSQGLLLPVLAIFLERMGISSSMNGLNAAALYVGSFAMTLVAERLLGWVGFKKLIISGLVLVMLSLVAFPLIPSVAVWFVLRVLVGIGDSALHYAAQLWVLMMSTVKNRGRSISFYGMSYGLGFSIGPLGIPLLKYGEAVPFIILAVLFLFILLVVLFKLPNLKPEKSENGDQQPAGRYLKSYRLAWFALIPAFLYGYMEAGINSNFPVYGLRSGFTLGEISALLPFVGIGGLVLQLPLGMWSDKFGRKRVLTIAGIVGGCCFLLIPAAGTNFWATLVLLTLAGGLVGSFFSLGLAYAADILPRVLLPAANVVASFHFNAGSIAGPNAGGAIMETGWNGGIFVLLGGLYILFACTGLWFKVKTTSTQE
- a CDS encoding ATP-binding cassette domain-containing protein, whose amino-acid sequence is MIKVDRLKKTMGPERTPVLKDITFQMEHGEMIGLIGASGSGKSLLMSCLSMQQKWDGGKLTIDGEDMMNPAGKRRIRREWAYLEQNPSLNVNRTALKNVLIGQSSQTPLWRMVTGMVRSDDYMGAMDTIEHLGLLDKAKRKAGELSGGEKQRIAIARALVHGAKVILADEPVTGLDPASAEHVLKTLKTLCEEERLTVFTVIPLELAEKYCTRIMGLSGGELAVDVTGRRLTHGEKSRL